The DNA region CCGGAAAGAAGCGGCCTACGATTTCTTTTGATGTCATGGACATTACCAGCCCGTTGACTGGTTCTGCGGTGGTGAACTGAGGTCCATTGACCACGTATAGCAGGCCACCGTCCCGTGGGATGTACTTTACGCTGAAGAGTCGGCTTCCGATTCGTGGACTCTCGTACATCGAGTGGAACGCTCCGTTGTTGGCGTTGAAGCACTGAACGCGACCTTGTTCACGATCGGCTACGCAGATCAATTTCTTGTCGGCGGCGTACGTGAGCGCGTGCGGGATGGCGAAGAAGTTGACCGGAATGGGACCGGCAGGAAGCATGAAGGTCCTCGTCAGAACGAACGAGTTCTTACCCCAGCTTAGTATTAACCGACCGTCAGCGGAGTATTTGTTTACGCGACCGTTGCAGTATCCGTCCGCCACGAAGAAGTCTCCATTCTCCAGGACGGCAACCGAAGTCGGCTTGCAAAAGTGTTCGTGATCTTTGCCCGGTTCGAACCGCACTCCCAGCGTCATGACCGGCTTCGTCGAAGACACCGTCAGGTCAAACTTGAACACCTGGTGCAACGCGACGTCTGTGATCCAGTAGCTGTTGTTCCGGTCGATCGTGAGACCGTGTGGCATAAAGAATCTAGCGATAAAAATGGGAACATCGATTAGCACTTGATCAAGCCTGACGCGCATCGCAACTCACAAATTAGCACCCCACTCTCCAAAGAGTGCACCACTTTCGTTGTGGAAGATCAACAGCGTCGACTCCCCAATCGGACCATCCTTCTCCTGCAGGTACCGATTCTGCTGATCGAAGCTCAGCAGGTTCCACACGTGCCTCCCTCGATGAAAGATGACCACATTCCCACTGGGATCGAACGCCACCGCAGACACCGAACCCAGCGTCCTGTTCAACCGAGGCCACTCCGCATCGTACTCGTACTCTGCAAACCAAAACCATTAGCCACAAACAAAGCCTCACACCTAACGGTCCCAACGACCCAATTACCGTAGTCGGCGTTCCGATGGTTGATCTCGGTCGAGTTTAGCGCCGCTTCACCACCTGCTAATGGCTGCGCAAACAAATAATTAGTAATTTGGACACCAATTGAACCTGAGACCGCCCAGTAGAACCTTACCTGTTGCGTACGCACGATCGGGACGAAGATCGTCAGCGCCATCGTCGCACAGCACAGCACCCACAACCTGTTGATGACGATTCCGACCATCTTCCCGTCGTCAGCATATTAAATCGCCACGTAAAATGCAAATGCGAAATTCCGATCGACAGCTCGCACGCTCAACTCAACTATACCGAACCAAACAGCTGAATCGatattatcgaaaaaatgtatgtttctttttttcgcAAGGCTGACTGATAAGCAGAGTGCGCGCGTTGTGTAGAAGCCAAAACGAGAGTGCCGTTATCACACTCTGGGACGATTCATCGCTGCGCGAGAGTTGTGATCGTCGTTGTCGTCGGAGGTGTGCACTACGACTAGCTTAGATCCAGTGCCAGCATCGGTAGTCTGAATGGAAAGAAAGGCTTAAGCTACcgattgtttgtgtgtgtgtgatgctAGATGAGTTAGGTATGTTTGAATGAAGATGTTTATGCATGCACAGGTGGAATCGAGCGGTTTTGAGGTTGTGGTAGTGAATTTACCTGGATGTTGGTAGCAGTAAATACTATTCATCGATTTGGAGAATTCGACCGTGATCTGACTTCGTCAAgattattacaaaattacattaaGCAACATGTTGATCGCAAATTTTAGCATTGATTTACAAAACTATCGATTGAAacctgcttgctcacttcccaaGCTACGTATTGCTTGATATGGGTTGAAAACGCTGTGAACGAAAAAGagttgatatgccaacattaggtgcccgATGGAATTACATTTCGTTCCCTTATTATGTTTTGGCTTGGTTTTCGGCACTTTTTCTTTGCGATAACTTGTGTTCAACACAAAATATGATAcgcatgatttatttttatgttttgttacctaagaatattttattttgtcctttagaaatgttaattaaattaaatttaattaaaagttttaaaaataagtttgtctaaaagaatctgaaaatttcatgatttttttaaaacaaaaatattgaaatcttACGCCCAATTTCCAATCAGTTGTCgttatattcaaaatttgttaaaagctTCTTATATTGTACAACGGGTTTgaagaaagttgattttttttatcaataattattttgtaaatattttttcgccccctgattttttgggggaaattttgaagacaaaatccctgcaataaaattttcatcggCCTAACTTTTGCAAACAAATTTTCGTCACTCCTTACCAAAGCtcaaaagtaaataaatgtttcataaattttcattaatctTTGTTCTTGATTTCTCTTTCCTTTATTTAAATCTCTGCCGAAGGCACAAAACCGAACTGAAAAATTGGGAAAAATGTAAGGCTACGGATacaaaaacattcaatattttttttctaaataaaaaaaattaccctaaCATTTAAAACTCGAAAACGACTCActttacaaataaaaatcaatcttcaatttttgtttttcaagagctttcatttccaaaaatcttttttaaagacatatttttcggaaaattacgCATTTTTTAACGTGAGCAGTTTTAATAACAGTTTTAATTTTATCTAAAGCGTTTTTGTCCACTAAGgatatcaaaaaagaaaaaaatcaaagacaGTAAAGTTAGTCAAGTttacaatattgttttttttagtgtagcgACTTAGTTATTGCCCTGATCATAACCTTGAACTTCgctcaagacaccaaaacgatcatTAAAGCAAAATAAGTTATTTGGATAAAAGAAATATACAGCGATTCCACATCAAAccaaaatgaagcttagattgctgatattattgtttacagcgatatagcttatttttcttagtacaataaccctttgtacggccacaaagagcttaaaatggatttttttttttaaattaacctcccagtcctacttgacagctttttccaaggggaccatagttgatccgacgaaaaaatgttgtcttgtcaattttgtttttttttgcgttaggccgtggcaaatatttttaaaagtgtatgtccctcgactccgatcaaagtcgagggggaagggcaaaaaaataaaataaaaaacaaaaaattgaaattacaggccacggtgtcaacatttgaatgaaaaaaagtattttaaaatgcatcatacataaggctaccaacttttgctgagcaaaaatccgtatactttgccgatatgacaccatggtataaaaaaaaaactgtcaatgaatgattttgataaattaaatttaatatatttgagaattaaaaaaataaaactgtgtcgtttttacagctaacaaaattcacaaaatgctatcagagtgcttattcATTAAATATAccttgatttgaatcaaatcattgtgctcttcaatttttttttgttaaacgtttaaaagtttacgaaatgtcaagtttgcttttacgaataatatcgttcttagtgttttttttttattgaaaatgtcctataatagtttataggacctttaaaaaagtctagatttgttaattcaagtgtacaaatgttttcacaagttttagaaagcctttggagagggataaatatatttagtaagaaatttataaaagaaaaattctagagtttttaaaaggtcctttcGACATACggaagacaatagttcaaaaactctagaattattgataatcatgtttgaattgaggaaaccccggaaaactctccctttataaatcactcacagaaaaataaaaatttcaagttaacaagcaattcaataattaaaaagttgtaaattccgtacaaatccgtattatgcataaaattccctacaaaaattccggcctgttaaaaatccgcgaagaggttcgaaaatctgtatggtaaggaaaaaatccgtacagttggtagccttaatgaatcatacacctgtccagttgttttgcattc from Culex quinquefasciatus strain JHB chromosome 3, VPISU_Cqui_1.0_pri_paternal, whole genome shotgun sequence includes:
- the LOC6030975 gene encoding peptidyl-alpha-hydroxyglycine alpha-amidating lyase 1, with the translated sequence MVGIVINRLWVLCCATMALTIFVPIVRTQQPLAGGEAALNSTEINHRNADYEYEYDAEWPRLNRTLGSVSAVAFDPSGNVVIFHRGRHVWNLLSFDQQNRYLQEKDGPIGESTLLIFHNESGALFGEWGANLFFMPHGLTIDRNNSYWITDVALHQVFKFDLTVSSTKPVMTLGVRFEPGKDHEHFCKPTSVAVLENGDFFVADGYCNGRVNKYSADGRLILSWGKNSFVLTRTFMLPAGPIPVNFFAIPHALTYAADKKLICVADREQGRVQCFNANNGAFHSMYESPRIGSRLFSVKYIPRDGGLLYVVNGPQFTTAEPVNGLVMSMTSKEIVGRFFPEHAFSNPHELAVSEDGAQVYVAELNPHKVHKFKRKSGLPEIPTPILDPAESKVETFPPSDQPVLYTGALTTIPIVVSLVGIGCMVVCLFRTFCVKSRGGRRQRFSTPSENISLREMGEDREA